A part of Geothrix oryzae genomic DNA contains:
- a CDS encoding 1-(5-phosphoribosyl)-5-[(5-phosphoribosylamino)methylideneamino]imidazole-4-carboxamide isomerase, which yields MQLIPSMDLLQGRLVRLRHGDPQQATFYDLTPEAWVVRLIAAGARRIHLVDLDGAFGGSRQGAFTRFPERFPEVRFQLGGGLRDRQAIEEVLDLGFDAVVGTLAVEQPSALRGLPGDRIVAALDLKGDRIVTRGWQSSSACASTDVFEALLTLGFDRALVTDVSRDGTLEGPGVEAAAWVAGEGFRVQASGGVKGLSDLAPLIEIPGVVGAISGKALMEGFIPLDAPSTRVALEGGA from the coding sequence ATGCAACTGATCCCCAGCATGGACCTCTTGCAGGGCCGCCTGGTGCGGCTGCGCCACGGTGATCCTCAGCAGGCCACCTTCTACGACCTGACGCCGGAGGCCTGGGTGGTGCGGCTGATCGCAGCCGGGGCCCGGCGCATCCACCTGGTGGATCTGGACGGCGCCTTCGGCGGATCGCGTCAGGGGGCCTTCACCCGGTTCCCGGAACGGTTCCCCGAAGTCCGCTTCCAGCTGGGCGGCGGCCTCCGGGATCGCCAGGCCATCGAGGAGGTGCTCGACCTCGGGTTCGACGCCGTGGTGGGCACCCTGGCCGTGGAGCAGCCCAGTGCCCTCCGGGGGCTGCCCGGGGATCGCATCGTCGCGGCCCTCGACCTCAAGGGCGACCGCATCGTCACCCGCGGCTGGCAGTCTTCCAGCGCCTGCGCCTCCACCGATGTCTTCGAGGCCCTGCTCACCCTCGGCTTCGATCGCGCCCTGGTCACCGATGTGAGCCGCGACGGGACGCTGGAAGGCCCCGGCGTGGAAGCGGCAGCCTGGGTGGCGGGCGAGGGGTTCCGGGTCCAGGCCTCCGGTGGGGTCAAGGGTCTATCTGATCTCGCCCCCTTGATTGAGATCCCCGGCGTGGTGGGCGCCATCAGCGGCAAGGCCCTCATGGAAGGCTTCATCCCGCTGGATGCCCCGTCCACCCGGGTCGCGCTGGAAGGAGGCGCCTGA
- the hisH gene encoding imidazole glycerol phosphate synthase subunit HisH: MSTITLIDYDAGNLASLEGALERLNLPFVRAASPDQAAEEGPIVLPGVGHFEAAQKSLRERGWWRVLPGLVAEGRPLLGICLGLQLLAEGSEEAPRASGLALIPGIVRRLGPGVKVPHMGWSQVRQNYPHPGLPDPKDTWLYFVHSYALEPTLETVYTADHGRPFAAIEARGHVMGFQPHPEKSGAAGLMLLQAALAWMGATTPAPEVPCN; the protein is encoded by the coding sequence ATGAGCACCATCACCCTCATCGACTACGACGCGGGGAACCTCGCCTCCCTCGAGGGCGCCCTCGAGCGCCTGAATCTGCCCTTCGTGCGGGCGGCGTCGCCGGATCAGGCCGCCGAGGAGGGCCCCATCGTGCTTCCCGGCGTGGGCCACTTCGAAGCGGCCCAGAAGTCCCTGCGCGAGCGCGGCTGGTGGCGCGTGCTGCCAGGGCTGGTGGCCGAGGGCCGCCCCCTGCTGGGCATCTGCCTGGGCCTGCAGCTGCTGGCCGAGGGGAGCGAGGAGGCGCCCCGCGCCTCGGGCCTCGCCTTGATCCCAGGCATCGTGCGGCGGCTGGGCCCCGGCGTGAAGGTGCCCCACATGGGCTGGAGCCAGGTGCGCCAGAACTACCCCCACCCGGGCCTGCCGGATCCCAAGGATACTTGGCTCTATTTCGTCCACAGCTACGCCCTGGAACCCACCTTGGAGACGGTCTACACCGCGGACCACGGTCGGCCCTTCGCGGCCATCGAAGCCCGGGGACATGTCATGGGCTTCCAGCCCCACCCCGAGAAGTCAGGCGCCGCGGGGCTGATGCTGCTCCAGGCGGCCCTGGCCTGGATGGGTGCCACCACCCCCGCGCCGGAGGTGCCATGCAACTGA
- the hisB gene encoding imidazoleglycerol-phosphate dehydratase HisB produces the protein MRTATLHRATAETDVKVTLRLEGGEARIRTGLGYFDHMLLQLAKHGGFGLEVEARGDLPVDSHHLVEDVGLCLGDTLKEALGDRAGIVRFAHAYVPLDEALARVVVDLSGRPWCEFHAELPPIVLGDGFQVEMVREFFIALAVRGGLAIHADLLRGVNTHHKVEALFKALARALRQATRTEGGGVPSTKGTLSA, from the coding sequence ATGAGGACCGCCACCCTGCACCGCGCCACCGCCGAGACGGATGTGAAGGTCACCCTCCGCCTCGAGGGCGGGGAGGCCCGCATCCGCACCGGTCTGGGCTACTTCGACCACATGCTGCTGCAGCTGGCCAAGCACGGCGGCTTCGGCCTGGAGGTCGAGGCGCGGGGGGACCTGCCCGTGGACAGCCACCACCTGGTGGAGGATGTGGGCCTCTGCCTGGGCGACACGCTGAAGGAGGCGCTTGGCGACCGCGCCGGCATCGTCCGCTTCGCCCATGCCTATGTGCCCCTGGATGAGGCGCTGGCCCGCGTGGTGGTGGATCTCTCGGGCCGTCCCTGGTGCGAATTCCACGCGGAGCTGCCCCCCATCGTCCTGGGTGATGGGTTCCAGGTGGAGATGGTCCGCGAGTTCTTCATCGCCCTGGCCGTACGCGGCGGGCTGGCCATCCACGCGGACCTTCTGCGGGGCGTGAACACCCACCACAAGGTCGAGGCCCTCTTCAAGGCCCTGGCCCGCGCCTTGCGCCAGGCCACGCGGACCGAGGGCGGCGGCGTGCCTTCCACCAAGGGGACCCTGTCCGCATGA
- a CDS encoding aminotransferase class I/II-fold pyridoxal phosphate-dependent enzyme, protein MSLLRPDLSDLPAYRRPPEPPTGLRLHMNEAASDWPEAAREALLARLRDLPFHLYPERQDELTERLRKRVGAPENGLLLGPSSGALLDLVATAGLSAGDAVAIPDPGFSLYPMLVRRNGGQVRAIPQGTGFPLEPWFSALDCRQIWLTLPNNPTGAWISPAALEPLLEAAAARPEPPLVVLDEAYAEFAPATHRLAVDRYPNLVLLRTFSKALASAAWRIGYLLGDPALVAKLAALQLPYSLTAASLEALDVALDFAAEFEPAVRALPDRRDRLSAALPAHQAAPSAANFLHLSPDPSPLLEAAGMKVRRLPGTDAARVTLGTETDMLRVASALGGSLPAPAPRPRRRLLVLDIDGVLIDADRSFLEAVGRALADLRPALPWSEGAYRAFKRLGGFNNDFRLAAGALALAEAFGDRDLQTLAEGAAGQGFPQLEARIQALEPAAQAAVQKHYADTIQLERPLASLEDLQATGWDLAVLTGRPPEELELAWRVLGFQLPAVCDAAPHLRKPEPAGLLQLADAFRAEEILFVGDTVDDAACLRAAAAARPELTWRFAALGPDRARFAAPGDVQSASLRVLLPMLNQTPFSNCQELP, encoded by the coding sequence ATGTCCCTGCTCCGACCCGACCTGTCCGACCTGCCCGCCTACCGGCGGCCTCCCGAGCCCCCCACCGGCCTGCGGCTGCACATGAACGAGGCGGCCTCGGACTGGCCCGAAGCCGCGCGGGAGGCCCTGCTGGCACGGCTCAGGGACCTGCCCTTCCACCTCTATCCCGAGCGGCAGGACGAGCTCACGGAGCGGCTGCGGAAGCGCGTGGGCGCACCGGAGAATGGCCTGCTGCTGGGCCCCTCCAGCGGCGCCTTGCTGGACCTGGTGGCCACGGCGGGCCTGAGCGCCGGCGATGCGGTGGCCATCCCCGACCCCGGCTTCAGCCTCTACCCCATGCTGGTCCGGCGGAACGGTGGCCAGGTGCGGGCCATCCCCCAGGGCACCGGCTTTCCGCTGGAGCCCTGGTTCAGCGCCCTCGACTGCCGCCAGATCTGGCTTACCCTGCCGAACAACCCCACCGGCGCCTGGATCTCCCCGGCCGCGCTGGAGCCGCTGCTGGAAGCCGCCGCGGCCCGGCCCGAGCCGCCCCTGGTGGTGCTCGACGAGGCCTACGCGGAGTTCGCCCCCGCCACACACCGCCTGGCGGTGGACCGCTACCCGAACCTGGTGCTGCTCCGCACCTTCAGCAAGGCCCTGGCCTCCGCGGCCTGGCGCATCGGCTACCTGCTGGGCGATCCCGCCCTGGTCGCGAAGCTCGCCGCGCTGCAACTGCCCTACTCCTTGACCGCCGCCAGCCTGGAGGCGCTGGATGTGGCCCTCGATTTCGCCGCCGAGTTCGAGCCCGCCGTGCGGGCCCTGCCCGACCGCCGCGACCGCCTCTCGGCGGCGCTGCCTGCCCACCAGGCGGCCCCCAGCGCCGCTAACTTCCTGCACCTGTCCCCGGATCCCTCGCCCCTCCTGGAAGCCGCGGGAATGAAGGTGCGCCGCCTGCCCGGCACCGACGCGGCCCGCGTCACCCTCGGCACGGAGACTGATATGCTGCGCGTCGCCTCGGCGCTTGGCGGCTCGTTGCCCGCCCCGGCCCCCCGGCCCCGCCGCCGCCTGCTGGTCCTGGACATCGACGGCGTCCTCATCGATGCCGACCGCAGCTTCCTGGAGGCAGTGGGCCGCGCCCTGGCCGACCTGCGCCCGGCCCTGCCCTGGTCCGAGGGGGCCTACCGGGCCTTCAAGCGCCTGGGGGGTTTCAACAACGATTTCCGCCTCGCGGCGGGGGCCCTGGCCCTGGCGGAAGCCTTCGGGGACCGGGACCTTCAGACCTTGGCCGAAGGTGCCGCCGGTCAAGGTTTCCCGCAGCTCGAAGCCCGCATCCAAGCGCTCGAACCAGCCGCCCAGGCCGCCGTCCAGAAGCACTACGCCGACACCATCCAGCTGGAGCGGCCGCTGGCCTCGCTGGAGGACCTCCAGGCCACGGGCTGGGATCTGGCCGTGCTGACCGGGCGTCCGCCGGAGGAACTGGAGCTGGCTTGGCGCGTGCTCGGCTTCCAGCTGCCGGCGGTCTGCGATGCCGCCCCCCACCTCCGCAAACCCGAGCCCGCCGGCCTGCTGCAGCTGGCGGATGCCTTCCGGGCCGAGGAGATCCTCTTCGTGGGGGACACCGTCGATGATGCCGCCTGCCTGCGGGCGGCCGCGGCGGCGCGTCCCGAACTCACCTGGCGATTCGCGGCCCTGGGCCCGGATCGCGCCCGCTTCGCCGCCCCGGGAGATGTGCAGTCCGCGAGCCTGCGCGTCCTTCTGCCGATGCTGAATCAGACCCCGTTTTCCAATTGCCAGGAGCTGCCATGA
- the hisD gene encoding histidinol dehydrogenase, protein MDPSPNEVHRCYFISISDLTNRADVPGWVAALARSGEMEEDTREAVAAILRDVRQNGLPAAVAWTARLDGVRLDPAALGVPASALEAARTDLDRNQPDLMAALREMIANVRRFAEGQRDCLRDLERPLPGGGTVGERWCPLKTAGVYIPGGRAFYPSTLAMTVIPAQVAGVARIVGVTPPKPEPTLPGAWGIDPLVLACAAELGLTELYPFGGAQALGWLAYGEPAVDLVAGPGNRFVAEAKRQLIGTCGIDALAGPTELLVIADGSADPAWVAEDLLAQAEHDPDAAAVLVSADRTLLQAVAAELQARVAASPRKAVLEQSLGAHGRLVCAERELAIALAQAWAPEHLELCVSDPEAWLPALTAAGALFIGSASAEAFGDYGAGPNHVLPTNRSARYTSPLGVATFLKRQSLLRLTPADAAAMAPWVERLAEAEGLVHHGRSAALRAAGAGLRAHHRP, encoded by the coding sequence ATGGATCCTTCACCCAACGAGGTGCATAGGTGTTACTTCATCTCCATCAGTGACCTGACGAACCGGGCGGATGTGCCCGGGTGGGTGGCCGCGCTGGCCAGAAGCGGGGAGATGGAAGAGGACACCAGGGAGGCCGTGGCGGCCATCCTTCGTGATGTGCGTCAGAACGGACTGCCCGCGGCGGTGGCCTGGACCGCCCGCCTGGACGGTGTGCGGCTGGACCCCGCGGCCCTCGGCGTCCCGGCTTCCGCACTCGAGGCGGCCCGTACGGACCTGGACCGGAACCAGCCGGACCTCATGGCCGCCCTGCGCGAGATGATCGCGAATGTGCGCCGGTTCGCCGAGGGTCAGCGCGACTGCCTGCGCGACCTGGAACGGCCCCTCCCCGGGGGCGGCACCGTCGGCGAGCGCTGGTGCCCCCTGAAGACGGCGGGAGTCTATATTCCCGGGGGTCGGGCCTTCTACCCCTCCACCCTCGCCATGACGGTCATCCCCGCCCAGGTGGCTGGTGTGGCGCGTATCGTGGGCGTCACCCCCCCGAAGCCCGAGCCCACCCTGCCGGGCGCCTGGGGGATCGATCCGCTGGTGCTGGCCTGTGCCGCGGAGCTGGGCCTGACCGAACTCTATCCCTTCGGCGGGGCCCAGGCCCTGGGCTGGCTGGCCTACGGGGAGCCCGCGGTGGATCTCGTTGCGGGGCCCGGAAACCGCTTCGTGGCCGAGGCCAAGCGGCAGCTGATCGGCACCTGCGGCATCGATGCCCTGGCCGGGCCCACGGAGCTGCTGGTGATCGCGGATGGCAGCGCGGATCCCGCCTGGGTGGCCGAGGACCTGCTGGCCCAGGCCGAGCACGATCCCGATGCCGCCGCCGTGCTGGTGAGCGCCGACCGTACCCTGCTGCAGGCAGTGGCCGCGGAGCTTCAAGCGCGAGTAGCCGCCTCGCCCCGGAAGGCCGTCCTCGAACAGAGCCTGGGCGCCCACGGACGGCTGGTCTGCGCGGAGCGCGAGCTGGCCATCGCCCTGGCCCAGGCCTGGGCCCCGGAGCATCTCGAGCTCTGCGTCTCCGACCCCGAGGCCTGGCTGCCCGCCCTCACCGCGGCAGGGGCCCTGTTCATCGGCAGCGCCAGTGCCGAGGCCTTCGGCGACTACGGTGCAGGACCAAACCATGTGCTGCCCACCAACCGCAGCGCCCGCTACACCAGCCCCCTGGGCGTCGCCACCTTCCTCAAGCGCCAGAGCCTGCTGCGGCTCACTCCTGCCGACGCGGCGGCCATGGCCCCCTGGGTGGAGCGGCTCGCAGAAGCGGAAGGCCTCGTGCACCACGGCCGCAGCGCGGCGCTCCGCGCGGCCGGCGCCGGTCTCCGCGCCCATCATCGCCCCTAG
- the lpxC gene encoding UDP-3-O-acyl-N-acetylglucosamine deacetylase, producing the protein MPRSTTPQTLSREITISGHGLHGNRPCSVRLVPVDAPTGLVFIHTPTGTEIPAKASLAGDLVLSTTLLKDGVRLQTIEHLLSALSGLEVEHLRIEVDAEELPILDGSAAPWVDAILQAGTKSLQGRRRFLKITQPIEVRNGDRWIRALPFDGLRLRYVIDFPIPSLGRQSRELSLTPEKYRRELGAARTFCLAQEIDMMRSRGLALGGSLDNAVVFGADGPLNDSLRFEDEAVRHKMLDLVGDLALLGAPLLGLVEAHAAGHALHVALVQAILASPNCWEWTENAEPANVQFFFHPLVAQPA; encoded by the coding sequence ATGCCCCGCAGCACCACACCCCAGACCCTGAGCCGCGAGATCACCATCTCGGGCCATGGCCTGCATGGGAACCGCCCCTGTTCGGTGCGGCTGGTGCCGGTGGACGCCCCCACGGGCCTGGTGTTCATCCACACCCCCACGGGCACGGAGATTCCCGCCAAGGCAAGCCTGGCGGGCGACCTGGTGCTGTCCACCACCCTCTTGAAGGATGGCGTGCGCCTCCAGACCATCGAACACCTCCTGTCGGCCCTGTCCGGGCTGGAGGTCGAGCACCTCCGCATCGAGGTGGACGCCGAGGAGCTCCCCATCCTCGATGGCAGCGCCGCCCCCTGGGTGGACGCCATCCTGCAGGCCGGCACGAAGAGCCTCCAGGGCCGTCGCCGTTTCCTCAAGATCACCCAGCCCATCGAAGTGCGGAACGGGGATCGCTGGATTCGCGCCCTGCCTTTCGACGGCCTCCGCCTGCGCTATGTCATCGATTTCCCCATCCCCTCCCTGGGACGGCAGAGCCGCGAGCTCAGCCTCACCCCCGAGAAATACCGCCGCGAGCTGGGTGCCGCCCGCACCTTCTGCCTGGCCCAGGAGATCGACATGATGCGCTCCCGGGGCCTCGCACTCGGGGGCAGCCTGGACAACGCCGTGGTCTTTGGCGCCGATGGGCCCCTCAACGACTCCCTGCGCTTCGAAGACGAGGCCGTGCGCCACAAGATGCTCGACCTGGTGGGCGATCTGGCCCTCCTCGGCGCGCCCCTGCTGGGTCTCGTGGAAGCCCACGCCGCCGGCCATGCCCTGCATGTCGCCCTGGTCCAGGCCATCCTCGCGAGCCCCAACTGCTGGGAGTGGACCGAGAACGCCGAGCCCGCCAATGTGCAGTTCTTCTTCCATCCCCTCGTGGCCCAGCCCGCCTGA
- a CDS encoding IspD/TarI family cytidylyltransferase, whose protein sequence is MSNPSSPASADPPRPYLVIPAGGRGLRMGGGLPKQFRDWGGRPLLQATVEAFLAPGMPHLAGIALAVPESHLDEVRRWSFSAPCWVVTGGSTRQESVWAALSALPEEPLAPVMIHDAVRPFPPSAPLWEALEALNRFDGVLLGEPSTDTLKRVDAQGRVLGTEPREAFFRAQTPQIARLGTWLRAFQAADEAGFTATDDVALLERLGLAVKLVTSPGTNLKLTTPEDWDRTHPR, encoded by the coding sequence GTGTCGAACCCTTCATCACCCGCCAGCGCTGATCCCCCGCGCCCCTACCTGGTCATCCCGGCGGGAGGCCGGGGGCTTCGCATGGGCGGAGGCCTGCCCAAGCAGTTCCGCGACTGGGGCGGACGGCCCCTGCTGCAAGCGACCGTCGAGGCCTTCCTGGCCCCAGGCATGCCCCATCTAGCCGGCATCGCCCTGGCCGTGCCCGAGTCCCACCTGGATGAGGTCCGCCGCTGGTCGTTCAGTGCGCCCTGCTGGGTGGTGACCGGAGGGAGCACCCGGCAGGAATCCGTGTGGGCGGCGCTGTCGGCCCTGCCCGAGGAACCCCTGGCCCCGGTGATGATCCACGATGCCGTGCGCCCCTTCCCGCCCTCGGCTCCCCTCTGGGAGGCTCTGGAGGCTCTGAACCGTTTTGACGGGGTGCTGCTCGGCGAGCCGTCCACGGACACCTTGAAGCGGGTGGACGCCCAGGGACGCGTGCTGGGCACGGAGCCCCGGGAGGCCTTCTTCCGCGCCCAGACCCCCCAGATCGCCCGGCTGGGCACCTGGCTCCGGGCCTTCCAGGCCGCGGACGAGGCCGGATTCACCGCCACGGACGATGTGGCCCTCCTGGAGCGGCTGGGCCTCGCCGTGAAGCTGGTCACCAGCCCCGGCACCAATCTGAAACTCACCACGCCCGAAGATTGGGACCGGACCCACCCCCGCTGA
- a CDS encoding SPOR domain-containing protein, whose translation MLSPFPPTNWSKACALWIHEIHVAFDPPVPVVPGKGGLLRLMRWSTPRVAVLVALSFTLHCTRPPAYLPSPTAGPLGGGSSADGQAYVEEGVASWYGGDGDGFAGRPTASGEIFDPEQYTCAHRTLPLGSFVEVENLDNRKRAVLRVNDRGPFVKGRVLDLSKRGAQDLGFAGQGTTRVRIRSVNAMGLPTALDPAVDRIDPFVVQVAALSDPKNIDSLTRELENTFGPVSLQDTVTRGGLSVKRVRVGSYTSRQEAEQAAEEITKHLKDRGVEPFITRQR comes from the coding sequence ATGCTGTCGCCCTTCCCCCCCACCAACTGGAGCAAGGCCTGCGCGCTCTGGATCCACGAGATCCATGTCGCCTTCGATCCTCCAGTCCCCGTGGTGCCCGGAAAGGGTGGCCTCTTGCGGCTCATGCGCTGGAGCACGCCCCGGGTGGCGGTCCTGGTGGCCCTGAGCTTCACCCTCCACTGCACCCGCCCGCCGGCCTACCTTCCTTCTCCGACCGCCGGTCCCCTGGGGGGCGGCTCGTCGGCCGACGGCCAGGCTTATGTGGAAGAGGGCGTGGCCAGCTGGTACGGCGGCGATGGGGATGGATTCGCTGGTAGGCCAACGGCCAGTGGAGAAATTTTCGACCCCGAACAGTACACCTGCGCCCACCGCACCCTGCCCCTGGGCAGCTTCGTGGAGGTGGAGAACCTCGACAACCGCAAGCGGGCGGTCCTCCGGGTGAACGACCGCGGCCCCTTCGTCAAGGGCCGGGTGCTGGATCTGTCCAAGCGGGGCGCTCAGGACCTGGGTTTCGCCGGACAGGGCACCACCCGCGTCCGGATCCGGTCCGTGAATGCCATGGGTCTTCCCACGGCCCTCGACCCGGCCGTGGACCGCATCGATCCTTTCGTCGTGCAGGTCGCCGCCCTTTCGGATCCCAAGAACATCGACTCACTTACGCGCGAACTTGAAAACACCTTCGGCCCCGTCAGCCTCCAGGACACCGTCACCCGCGGCGGCCTGTCGGTGAAGCGCGTCCGGGTGGGAAGCTACACCAGCCGTCAGGAAGCCGAGCAGGCCGCCGAAGAAATCACCAAGCACCTGAAGGATCGCGGTGTCGAACCCTTCATCACCCGCCAGCGCTGA
- a CDS encoding DUF4388 domain-containing protein, producing MSLPALKDLFARHRGRATGLWRLGQEPQRTVFIESGDVVFAVSTHPLDRLTHLLVERGKITQAQLDYAMANLNPAMSIGKNLIEMGFITQRDLLDVARAQVERVVWAGMAEGVEIPTFEAKELETNTVRLPFDTPAMLLAGVLNLRDRERLLEELGPLNQVVVLEGRRHQELTLPPDLVRIPGLLDGSRTLMELSRESGVEPFRLGAFVLFLREMGWARLHELPPLDRRALEMALDPPEAAMTPALPESTPTPPSLFAEIRASQRPTTNLEHLSEALDQLGPEDEVEDPFPPDPEPEPRPVLAVPIHHEAEGSTESYAPPELEATAPARRPLVLLLLLVAALGLWGGLRWYKHRSTARGATPPSSPLKPGAPTEKVTPPAPNPAPKTDAGAPLAVETKAEPKPEAKTEPKIPAKAEPKAESKTGAPPSKADRLQAILDGNWKLALAQGAGQRKAIQGKWSLRLEIACQGSTVQHAASLLKGLDPDLFLVPMAMRDGRTCYQVFLGAYGSEAAAKDAARRLPAPFLAEGNRPKPFRVSQIPDRQ from the coding sequence ATGAGCCTTCCGGCCCTCAAGGATCTCTTCGCCCGGCATCGTGGCCGGGCCACGGGCCTGTGGCGCCTGGGCCAGGAACCCCAGCGCACGGTGTTCATCGAATCGGGCGATGTGGTCTTCGCTGTCAGCACCCACCCCCTGGATCGTCTGACCCACCTGCTGGTCGAACGGGGGAAGATCACCCAGGCCCAGCTCGACTACGCCATGGCCAACCTCAACCCGGCCATGTCCATCGGCAAGAACCTCATCGAAATGGGCTTCATCACCCAGCGCGACTTGCTGGATGTGGCCCGGGCCCAGGTAGAGCGGGTGGTCTGGGCCGGTATGGCTGAAGGCGTTGAAATTCCCACCTTTGAAGCCAAAGAGCTGGAGACCAACACGGTTCGGCTGCCTTTCGACACCCCGGCCATGCTGCTGGCGGGGGTGCTGAACCTGCGCGATCGGGAGCGCCTCCTTGAGGAGCTGGGCCCCCTGAATCAGGTGGTGGTGCTTGAGGGCCGGCGCCACCAGGAACTCACCCTGCCACCGGACCTGGTCCGCATCCCCGGCCTCCTGGACGGCAGCCGGACCCTCATGGAACTCAGCCGCGAATCCGGGGTGGAGCCCTTCCGGCTCGGCGCCTTCGTGCTGTTTTTGCGGGAGATGGGATGGGCCCGGCTCCACGAGCTGCCCCCCCTCGACCGCCGGGCGCTGGAGATGGCCCTGGACCCCCCCGAAGCGGCCATGACCCCGGCCCTGCCGGAATCCACCCCGACACCCCCTTCCCTGTTCGCGGAAATCCGCGCCAGCCAGCGGCCCACGACCAACCTGGAGCACCTGTCCGAAGCGCTGGACCAGCTGGGCCCCGAGGATGAGGTCGAGGATCCCTTCCCCCCCGACCCCGAACCCGAACCCCGTCCGGTGCTGGCCGTCCCCATTCACCACGAGGCCGAGGGCAGCACGGAAAGCTATGCGCCGCCGGAACTTGAAGCAACCGCTCCTGCCCGGCGCCCCCTGGTGCTCCTGCTGCTTCTGGTGGCGGCCCTGGGGCTCTGGGGCGGTCTGCGCTGGTATAAGCATAGATCCACCGCTCGTGGGGCAACTCCGCCCAGCAGCCCCCTCAAACCCGGAGCACCAACCGAGAAGGTGACCCCGCCCGCCCCGAACCCGGCCCCCAAGACCGATGCCGGTGCCCCCCTGGCCGTCGAGACCAAGGCTGAACCCAAGCCTGAGGCCAAGACCGAACCCAAGATTCCGGCCAAGGCTGAACCGAAGGCCGAGTCCAAAACGGGCGCACCGCCTTCCAAGGCAGACCGCCTCCAGGCCATTCTGGACGGGAACTGGAAGCTGGCCCTCGCCCAAGGTGCCGGCCAGCGGAAGGCGATCCAGGGGAAATGGTCCCTCCGCCTGGAGATCGCCTGTCAGGGCAGCACCGTGCAACATGCCGCCAGCCTGCTGAAGGGTCTGGATCCAGACCTCTTCCTGGTGCCCATGGCCATGCGGGACGGACGCACCTGCTACCAGGTGTTCCTGGGGGCCTACGGCTCCGAGGCCGCGGCCAAGGACGCCGCGCGACGCTTGCCCGCCCCCTTCCTGGCCGAAGGCAACCGTCCCAAACCCTTCCGGGTGAGCCAGATCCCCGATCGGCAGTAG
- the tyrS gene encoding tyrosine--tRNA ligase, whose product MTAASGSVSDALALLMKGTVTCHKVEQLEAKLKEGRPLRIKAGFDPTAPDLHLGHGVLIRKMAQFQKLGHEVTFLIGDFTGLIGDPTGKKATRPPLSREEVLANAETYKAQVFKILDPEKTKIRFNSEWLEPLHGEQWIRLASRFTVAQMLERNDFAKRMEAREPISLHELLYPLTQAYDSVALQADVELGGNDQLFNLMQGRILQEASGQKPQVVLTVPLLLGLDGVEKMSKSLGNYIGFMEDADTQFGKAMSASDALMWDWYLLLTDKLPAEIEALKQGHPMDAKKALARQIVSDFHGAAAGREAEDRWVRRFSERSQEEAPEVTVAPTDGEVPLSRLLVDRGLAASRKEAERLLGQGAVSLDGQKVGDATLRLALQSGQSLLVKVGKLKLERWVVT is encoded by the coding sequence ATGACCGCAGCTTCCGGATCCGTATCTGACGCCCTCGCCTTGCTCATGAAGGGCACTGTGACCTGCCACAAGGTGGAACAGCTGGAGGCGAAGCTGAAGGAGGGCCGGCCCCTTCGGATCAAGGCGGGCTTCGATCCCACGGCGCCGGACCTGCACCTGGGTCACGGCGTGCTCATCCGCAAGATGGCCCAGTTCCAGAAGCTGGGGCACGAGGTCACCTTCCTCATCGGCGATTTCACCGGCCTCATCGGCGACCCCACGGGCAAGAAGGCCACGCGGCCGCCCTTGTCCCGAGAGGAAGTGCTGGCCAACGCCGAGACCTACAAAGCCCAGGTCTTCAAGATCCTGGATCCGGAGAAGACGAAGATCCGCTTCAACAGCGAGTGGCTGGAGCCACTCCATGGCGAGCAGTGGATCCGCCTGGCCTCCCGGTTCACCGTGGCCCAGATGCTTGAACGCAATGATTTCGCCAAGCGCATGGAGGCCCGCGAGCCCATCTCCCTCCACGAACTGCTCTACCCCCTGACCCAGGCCTATGATTCCGTGGCCCTCCAGGCCGATGTGGAGCTGGGCGGTAACGATCAGCTGTTCAACCTCATGCAGGGCCGCATCCTCCAGGAGGCGTCCGGCCAGAAGCCCCAGGTGGTGCTCACGGTCCCCCTGCTGCTGGGCCTGGATGGCGTCGAGAAGATGTCCAAGTCCCTGGGCAACTACATCGGCTTCATGGAAGACGCCGACACCCAGTTCGGCAAGGCCATGAGCGCCAGCGACGCCCTCATGTGGGACTGGTACCTGCTGCTGACGGACAAGCTGCCTGCGGAAATCGAGGCCCTCAAGCAGGGTCACCCCATGGATGCCAAGAAGGCCCTGGCCCGGCAGATCGTGTCGGATTTCCACGGCGCCGCCGCCGGCCGCGAGGCCGAGGATCGTTGGGTGCGCCGCTTCTCCGAGCGCAGCCAGGAGGAGGCCCCCGAGGTCACCGTGGCCCCCACGGACGGGGAGGTCCCCCTCAGCCGCCTGCTGGTGGACCGGGGCCTGGCCGCCAGCCGCAAGGAGGCTGAGCGCCTTCTCGGCCAGGGTGCGGTGAGCCTGGATGGGCAGAAGGTCGGCGATGCCACCCTCCGGCTGGCGCTGCAGTCCGGCCAGTCCCTGCTGGTGAAGGTGGGCAAACTCAAGCTCGAGCGATGGGTGGTCACATGA